The genomic region TGGATTGAAGTTATCACGCAAGAACAGTTCGACGCTGATAAAGCAGCGGAAATGCAAGCACGGCATGAAAAGCTGCTAAAGCAAAGCGAAGATCAAGCGGCGTCAGTGCGCTATCGCATCGAAACGGGTGGCATTGCCTTGTCGAACGGAGCGAATATTATGACAGCGACAGATGATCAAAATCGCATTAGCTCTGCGTACTCATCTCTGCAGAATAATCTGGTGACAGAGATAGATTTTAAGGGCGCGGATGGCTGGAGCAAAATGACGATCAACGAACTTGAGCCAATTGCTCGGGCCGTTGTGGAGCATGTCAGTATTTATTGCTTTGGTGCTGAGCGTGATGTATGTGAACAGCTCGCAGAGATGGACTATGCAGCATTGCAAACAGCGGACATTGAGCAACGGTTTAACGATGCATATGACGCGAGGAAACTAGCGCATGAACAGCTCTAAATTAATCATAAAAAAACCATGGCTCTATCAGTTAGACCATGATTACAGTTACAAACATGCGTTATTTGATGGTATCGAGTTTGAAAACGCGTGGTGCATGATCCGCGACGGTACACTTACGATCCGTGCTAACTACGCATGGGACGGCTGCACACCGAAAGTCTCGTTTCTTGGTGTTTGGTGGGTTGGTGTGCCAGATGGCATTTTGCGCCTAGGCAAACCATGGACGTATTACGCTTCTTTGATTCATGACGTGCTGTGCCAGTTCCGCCACAAAATAACGATCAGCAAACAAGCGGTTGTTAAGATTTTTAACGACGTGCTAGAGCGCGATCAATTTCCGCTACGTCCGATTTACGCTTGGTTCGTCGATAAGCTCGGACCACAAGACTTTTTAATTCACTAACTAATTCTACAGGCCGCGAAAGCGGTTTTTTTGTACCTAAATTTCACTAACAAGCCTCGCATCTGCGGGGCTTTTTCGTTTCAGGAGGCCAAAATGGCTGGTAACGGTT from Marinomonas rhizomae harbors:
- a CDS encoding DUF4376 domain-containing protein, translated to MIKHVIYTQIDSKTGVPATQSPMRNGPAMPVGIDYAYALESQYPTSEPIFYGTTDRDDLPDWIEVITQEQFDADKAAEMQARHEKLLKQSEDQAASVRYRIETGGIALSNGANIMTATDDQNRISSAYSSLQNNLVTEIDFKGADGWSKMTINELEPIARAVVEHVSIYCFGAERDVCEQLAEMDYAALQTADIEQRFNDAYDARKLAHEQL